TCAGGCGAAACGGCTGAACTCCTCGATGAACTTGAACGTACGCTCCAGCTCTGACCGCAGCCGGGCTGACACCCCGATGCTCCGGGCCCGCTGCCCCAGGACCGCGGCCAGGTCCACCCGCTCCGGGCCAGGCTCGGCCAGCGGGTGCGGCTGGCCGTAGAGCACGGCCAGGCGCTCGGCCAGGGCGATCACCGCCGCTCCGACAGCGCTCCCGCGGTCGAGGCCCTCGGGCAGGCCGCAGCAGTCGGCGTGATGCAGGCCGATCAGGCGGCAGACCGCCTCCGGGATGTTCCACTGCTCGGCCAGCAGGCTGCCCGCCAGCGGGTGGTCGAAACCGAAAGCCGCCCGCTCCAGGGCCAAGGTGTCCGTACCCTCCCCCGCACGCCCCAGCCGTAAAAAAAGCCCGGCCGCGGCACGCGGGTCGAACTTCTCGAACACCACCCAGCCGATGTCGTGCA
The sequence above is drawn from the bacterium genome and encodes:
- a CDS encoding HDOD domain-containing protein; protein product: MLWRLEHVLRGMQTPASRVVQVDFNRDPREVALALASNPLYAARILKTVNSAAFGLSRRIDSLPRAITYLGYNQVKNIVFQSMARDNLGAAESAAGFDPQAFWRHSHCVSVAAEHILRELDIPSAAVGAVTTAALLHDIGWVVFEKFDPRAAAGLFLRLGRAGEGTDTLALERAAFGFDHPLAGSLLAEQWNIPEAVCRLIGLHHADCCGLPEGLDRGSAVGAAVIALAERLAVLYGQPHPLAEPGPERVDLAAVLGQRARSIGVSARLRSELERTFKFIEEFSRFA